The following proteins come from a genomic window of Maniola hyperantus chromosome 8, iAphHyp1.2, whole genome shotgun sequence:
- the LOC138402688 gene encoding uncharacterized protein, which translates to MRSTDEKQVHVLSGHGCFGRYLCKIAGREPTEECHECGSAVDTAQHTLAECPAWAESRETLVAAVGQDLSLPAVVKAMAGSDGSWKAVESFCEEIMSQKESAERMREDDFDSHAIRRRRVGRRRAAHDRRLPP; encoded by the exons ATGCGCTCTACAGATGAAAAACAAGTGCAT GTTCTTTCGGGGCACGGCTGCTTCGGAAGGTACCTGTGCAAGATCGCAGGTAGAGAGCCTACTGAGGAGTGCCATGAGTGTGGCAGCGCCGTAGACACGGCGCAACACACTCTGGCAGAGTGCCCAGCATGGGCTGAGTCGCGAGAGACGCTCGTGGCGGCAGTGGGGCAAGACCTCTCCCTGCCGGCCGTGGTCAAAGCCATGGCGGGCAGCGATGGGTCTTGGAAAGCGGTAGAGTCCTTTTGCGAGGAGATAATGTCGCAAAAGGAGTCGGCGGAGCGCATGAGAGAAGATGATTTCGACTCTCATGCCATCCGTCGTAGGAGGGTCGGGCGTAGGCGAGCCGCCCACGACCGCCGCCTACCCCCTTGA